Proteins found in one Nocardia brasiliensis ATCC 700358 genomic segment:
- a CDS encoding DUF4913 domain-containing protein translates to MTEQQQQPMIYASVVEFVENYLSLVYRRQVTDLSDTVWCPEWWQHAEAVARLDAMWRAWEHFRLDGATGLSVWFLDHADPHMAKLFDPKGPFKYCSVRNGHKDMLSPLPLKSPQHGMFGDPTIGDFRM, encoded by the coding sequence GTGACGGAACAGCAGCAGCAACCCATGATCTATGCGAGCGTCGTCGAGTTCGTGGAGAACTATCTGAGCCTGGTGTACCGGCGACAGGTGACCGATCTCAGCGACACCGTGTGGTGCCCGGAGTGGTGGCAGCACGCGGAGGCGGTGGCTCGTCTGGACGCGATGTGGCGCGCCTGGGAGCACTTCCGGCTCGACGGCGCAACGGGTTTGAGTGTCTGGTTCCTCGACCACGCCGACCCGCACATGGCCAAACTGTTCGATCCCAAGGGACCGTTCAAGTACTGCAGCGTGCGCAACGGGCACAAGGACATGCTCAGCCCGCTGCCGTTGAAGTCGCCGCAGCACGGGATGTTCGGTGATCCCACCATCGGCGACTTCCGGATGTAG
- a CDS encoding 2-oxoacid:acceptor oxidoreductase subunit alpha, producing MVSHQNDVGTSHSAAGTAQSGTGAAKLEKVVIRFAGDSGDGMQLTGDRFTHEAAAFGNDLATQPNFPAEIRAPQGTLPGVSSFQIQIADYDILTAGDQPDVLVAMNPAALKANLEDLPRGATLIVNTDEFTKRTLAKVGYAADPLDDDTLSDFVVHRVPMTSLTMGATESAGVGKKDGQRAKNMFALGLLSWMYGRPIGGTEQFMREKFAAKPEIAEANVLAFRAGWNYGETTESFATTYEIAPAKLPPGTYRQITGNTALAYGLVTAGQLAGLPVFLGTYPITPASDILHELSKHKNFGVTTFQAEDEIAGIGAALGASLGGSLGVTSTSGPGLALKSETIGLAVMTELPLLVVDVQRGGPSTGLPTKTEQADLLQALYGRNGESPVAVLAPRSPADCFATAVEAARIALTYRTPVLLLSDGSIANGSEPWSIPNVADLPPIVPGFEPAGAETDPFQPYARDPETLARPLAVPGTKGRAHRIGGLEKADGSGNISYDPANHELMVRLRQAKIDGISVPDLEVDDPDGHAELLIIGWGSSYGPIGEACRRARRRGVPVAQAHLRHLNPLPANLGDVLRRYRTVVAPEMNGGQLALLLRGKYLVDVRPWTKVAGTAFSAQELVGVIDAALDGSIEEMEHDKAFAARARATYTTQPDSSADRAQPGDVRPTGGNE from the coding sequence ATGGTTTCGCACCAGAATGATGTCGGCACCAGCCACAGCGCTGCCGGCACAGCCCAAAGCGGCACGGGCGCAGCGAAATTGGAAAAGGTCGTGATTCGGTTCGCCGGCGACTCCGGCGACGGTATGCAGCTGACCGGAGATCGCTTCACGCACGAAGCGGCCGCGTTCGGCAACGACCTCGCCACCCAACCCAACTTCCCCGCCGAGATCAGAGCGCCACAGGGCACGCTGCCCGGCGTCTCGTCGTTCCAGATCCAGATCGCCGACTACGACATCCTGACCGCGGGCGATCAGCCGGACGTGCTCGTCGCGATGAATCCGGCCGCGCTCAAGGCGAATCTGGAAGATCTGCCGCGCGGCGCCACCCTCATCGTCAACACCGACGAGTTCACCAAACGCACCCTCGCCAAGGTCGGCTACGCCGCCGACCCGCTCGACGACGACACGCTGTCGGATTTCGTGGTGCACCGCGTCCCGATGACCTCGCTCACCATGGGCGCCACCGAATCCGCCGGCGTCGGCAAGAAAGACGGGCAGCGCGCGAAGAACATGTTCGCGCTCGGGCTGCTGTCCTGGATGTACGGGCGCCCGATCGGCGGCACCGAACAGTTCATGCGGGAGAAGTTCGCGGCCAAACCGGAGATCGCCGAGGCGAACGTGCTGGCGTTCCGGGCAGGCTGGAATTACGGCGAGACCACCGAAAGCTTCGCCACCACTTACGAAATCGCGCCCGCGAAGCTGCCGCCCGGCACCTACCGGCAGATCACCGGCAACACCGCGCTCGCCTACGGGCTGGTCACGGCAGGTCAGCTGGCCGGACTGCCGGTGTTCCTCGGCACCTACCCGATCACCCCGGCCTCGGACATCCTGCACGAGCTGAGCAAACACAAGAACTTCGGCGTCACCACCTTCCAGGCCGAGGACGAGATCGCGGGAATCGGTGCGGCGCTCGGCGCTTCGCTCGGCGGCTCGCTCGGTGTCACCAGTACGTCGGGACCGGGCCTGGCGCTCAAGAGCGAAACCATCGGCCTCGCGGTGATGACCGAGCTGCCGCTGCTGGTCGTCGACGTGCAGCGCGGCGGTCCCTCCACCGGCCTGCCGACCAAGACCGAGCAGGCGGATCTGTTGCAGGCGCTATACGGCCGCAACGGCGAATCACCGGTCGCGGTCCTCGCGCCACGCTCGCCCGCCGACTGCTTCGCCACCGCGGTCGAGGCGGCCAGGATCGCGCTCACCTATCGCACGCCGGTGCTGCTGCTGTCGGACGGGTCCATCGCGAATGGGTCTGAGCCATGGTCGATTCCGAATGTCGCCGACCTGCCGCCGATCGTCCCGGGCTTCGAGCCCGCCGGCGCGGAAACGGACCCGTTCCAGCCCTACGCACGCGACCCGGAGACACTCGCCCGGCCCCTTGCCGTCCCGGGCACCAAGGGGCGCGCGCACCGGATCGGTGGCCTGGAGAAAGCCGACGGCAGCGGCAACATCTCCTACGACCCGGCCAATCACGAACTGATGGTGCGGTTGCGGCAGGCCAAGATCGACGGGATCAGCGTGCCCGATCTCGAGGTCGACGATCCGGACGGCCACGCCGAACTGCTGATCATCGGCTGGGGCAGTTCGTACGGACCGATCGGCGAAGCCTGCCGGCGCGCCCGCCGCCGCGGTGTGCCTGTCGCGCAGGCACACCTGCGGCATCTGAATCCGTTGCCCGCCAACCTCGGTGACGTGCTGCGCCGCTACCGCACCGTGGTCGCGCCGGAGATGAACGGCGGCCAGCTCGCGCTGCTTTTGCGCGGGAAATATCTGGTCGACGTGCGGCCGTGGACGAAGGTCGCGGGCACCGCGTTCTCCGCGCAGGAACTCGTCGGGGTGATCGACGCCGCGTTGGACGGCTCGATCGAGGAGATGGAACACGACAAGGCCTTCGCCGCACGGGCGCGGGCCACGTACACGACGCAGCCGGACAGCTCCGCGGATCGGGCACAGCCGGGCGACGTCCGACCTACTGGGGGCAACGAATGA
- a CDS encoding peptidylprolyl isomerase — protein MPSNEQRRAAAKRKLERQLANRAERARRRKQLTIAGSVLGVVVVVAAVTGVYFLTKSDDNSSEAKDATQSSEPAAAAPPAAVAKPALVNCVYKDGQKPADKPATKPAKSEGIPTTGNDAKVSVSMETNQGPIGLTLNNAESPCTVNSFVSLASQNFFDGTNCHRMTTGEGLKVLQCGDPTGSGMGGPGYEFDNEYPTDQLDPNNPMAAQQPVAYKRGTLAMANAGPGTNGSQFFIVYGDSQLPPNYTIFGTVDENTMGTLDKIAKAGQDDSNGPGDGKPTQPVTIQSVRID, from the coding sequence GTGCCGAGCAACGAACAGCGGCGAGCGGCGGCGAAACGCAAGTTGGAGCGCCAGCTCGCCAACCGGGCCGAGCGCGCACGCAGGCGTAAGCAACTCACGATCGCCGGGTCGGTGCTCGGTGTCGTCGTGGTGGTCGCGGCGGTCACCGGGGTGTACTTCCTGACCAAGAGCGACGACAACAGCTCCGAAGCCAAGGACGCGACGCAGTCCAGCGAGCCCGCCGCCGCGGCGCCGCCCGCCGCGGTCGCCAAGCCGGCGTTGGTGAACTGCGTCTACAAGGACGGTCAGAAGCCCGCCGACAAGCCCGCGACCAAGCCGGCGAAGAGTGAGGGCATCCCGACCACCGGCAACGACGCGAAGGTCAGTGTCAGCATGGAGACCAACCAGGGTCCGATCGGCTTGACCCTGAACAACGCCGAATCGCCTTGCACGGTGAACAGTTTCGTCAGCCTGGCGTCGCAGAACTTCTTCGACGGCACCAACTGCCATCGGATGACCACCGGTGAGGGCCTCAAGGTGCTGCAGTGCGGCGACCCGACCGGTAGCGGCATGGGCGGCCCGGGCTACGAGTTCGACAACGAGTACCCGACCGATCAGCTCGACCCGAACAACCCGATGGCCGCACAGCAGCCGGTCGCGTACAAGCGCGGCACGCTGGCCATGGCGAACGCGGGCCCCGGCACCAACGGCAGCCAGTTCTTCATCGTCTACGGCGACTCCCAGTTGCCGCCGAACTACACCATCTTCGGCACCGTGGACGAGAACACGATGGGCACCCTGGACAAGATCGCCAAGGCGGGCCAGGACGATTCCAACGGCCCCGGCGATGGCAAGCCGACCCAACCGGTCACCATCCAGTCGGTCCGCATCGACTGA
- a CDS encoding 2-oxoacid:ferredoxin oxidoreductase subunit beta, which translates to MTIMETSLVGTDLGLTGLSGVPAADGPQKVKDFTSDQEVRWCPGCGDYVILATVRGFLAELGLRRENLMFVSGIGCSSRFPYYLEAYGIHSIHGRAPAIATGLAVTRPDLSVWVVTGDGDALSIGGNHLIHALRRNVNMTILLFNNRIYGLTKGQYSPTSEEGKITKSTPMGSVDHPFNTLSVALGAEATFAARALDSDRAGLTEVLRAAAEHRGTSFVEILQDCPIFNDGSFDALRRDNAANHLVPLHHGQPIRFGADNEFAVIQNGFGLEVTRADAVPESDIVIHDAYTDNPEYAYALSRLSDQSLDHVVTGIFRSVSRPTYDDGVRAQTAAARERKPLDQNSLQSLLTGPETWTVS; encoded by the coding sequence ATGACCATCATGGAAACCTCGCTCGTCGGTACCGATCTGGGCCTGACGGGACTGTCCGGTGTGCCCGCCGCCGACGGCCCGCAGAAGGTCAAAGACTTCACCTCCGATCAGGAGGTGCGCTGGTGCCCCGGCTGCGGTGACTACGTGATCCTGGCGACCGTGCGCGGCTTCCTCGCCGAGCTCGGATTGCGCAGGGAGAACCTGATGTTCGTGTCCGGGATCGGCTGCTCCAGCCGCTTCCCGTACTACCTCGAGGCGTACGGCATCCACTCCATCCACGGGCGCGCGCCCGCCATCGCGACCGGACTCGCGGTGACCAGGCCAGATCTGTCGGTGTGGGTGGTGACCGGGGATGGCGACGCGCTGTCCATCGGCGGCAACCATCTCATCCACGCGTTGCGCCGCAACGTGAACATGACGATCCTGCTGTTCAACAACCGGATCTACGGGCTCACCAAGGGGCAGTACTCGCCGACCTCAGAGGAAGGCAAGATCACCAAGTCCACCCCGATGGGCTCGGTGGACCACCCGTTCAACACGCTGTCCGTCGCGCTCGGCGCCGAGGCCACCTTCGCCGCCCGTGCCCTCGACTCCGACCGGGCCGGGCTGACCGAGGTGCTACGCGCCGCCGCCGAACATCGCGGCACGTCGTTCGTCGAAATCCTGCAGGACTGCCCGATTTTCAACGACGGCTCGTTCGACGCGCTGCGCCGCGACAACGCCGCGAACCACCTGGTCCCGCTGCACCACGGACAGCCCATCCGGTTCGGCGCCGACAACGAATTCGCCGTGATACAAAACGGTTTCGGGCTGGAAGTCACCCGGGCCGACGCGGTCCCCGAGTCCGACATCGTCATCCACGACGCCTACACCGACAACCCGGAATACGCCTACGCCCTCTCCCGCCTGTCCGACCAGTCCCTGGACCACGTCGTCACCGGCATCTTCCGCAGCGTCAGCCGACCCACCTACGACGACGGAGTCCGCGCGCAAACCGCCGCCGCGCGCGAACGCAAACCCCTGGACCAGAACTCCCTCCAGTCCTTGCTGACCGGCCCCGAAACCTGGACCGTCAGCTAG
- a CDS encoding malate dehydrogenase — protein sequence MTSVVRNAPVTVAVTGGAGQIAYGLLFRIASGAMLGADTPVRLRLLEIPAAVSSLEGVAMELEDGAFPLLESIDISDDPWVGFSGANVALLVGARPRTAGMERSDLLAANGTIFTEQGAAINASAADDVKVLVVGNPANTNAFIAMSNAPDVPAERFTAMTRLDHNRAIAQLAKKTGAPAAEIARVAIWGNHSATQYPDIAHATIGGKPALDRIDDRAWLTDDFIPTVQQRGTAIIQARGASSAASAASAALDHIHDWVRGTAAGDWVSMAVPSDGSYGVPEGLISSFPVTCADGKYTIVPDLDIDDFARPRIDATVAELTQERDAVIDLGFAKRP from the coding sequence GTGACCAGCGTGGTTCGGAATGCGCCCGTGACCGTTGCCGTGACCGGCGGGGCGGGACAGATCGCGTACGGGTTGTTGTTCCGGATCGCCTCCGGGGCGATGCTCGGCGCGGACACGCCGGTGCGGCTGCGGTTGCTGGAGATTCCGGCGGCGGTCTCCTCGCTGGAGGGTGTCGCGATGGAATTGGAGGACGGGGCGTTTCCGCTGCTGGAGTCCATCGATATCAGTGACGACCCGTGGGTGGGGTTCTCGGGTGCGAATGTCGCACTGCTGGTGGGTGCGCGGCCGCGCACGGCAGGCATGGAGCGGTCGGATCTGCTCGCCGCCAACGGCACGATCTTCACCGAGCAGGGCGCCGCGATCAACGCCAGCGCCGCCGACGACGTGAAGGTGCTCGTGGTCGGCAATCCCGCCAACACCAACGCCTTCATCGCCATGAGCAACGCCCCCGACGTGCCCGCCGAACGCTTCACCGCAATGACCCGCCTCGACCACAATCGCGCCATCGCGCAACTGGCCAAGAAGACCGGCGCACCGGCGGCCGAGATCGCGCGAGTTGCCATCTGGGGCAACCACTCCGCGACCCAGTACCCGGATATCGCGCACGCGACCATCGGCGGCAAGCCTGCCCTCGACCGCATCGATGACCGCGCCTGGCTGACCGACGACTTCATCCCCACCGTGCAGCAGCGCGGCACCGCGATCATCCAGGCGCGCGGCGCGTCGTCGGCGGCCAGCGCGGCCAGCGCCGCCCTGGACCACATCCACGATTGGGTGCGCGGCACCGCCGCCGGCGACTGGGTTTCGATGGCAGTCCCGTCCGACGGCTCCTACGGCGTCCCCGAGGGCCTGATCAGCTCGTTCCCCGTGACCTGCGCCGACGGCAAATACACGATCGTCCCCGACCTGGACATCGATGACTTCGCCCGCCCCCGCATCGACGCCACCGTCGCCGAACTCACCCAAGAACGCGACGCCGTCATCGACCTCGGCTTCGCCAAACGCCCCTAG
- a CDS encoding NAD-dependent epimerase/dehydratase family protein codes for MKVAVTGAAGYLGTNLLRLLAARGDEITAIDRVVPPATTLPNVTWVSGDVLDPASMRDALQGAEIVYHLVAVITLAEKNDLAWKVNTEGVRVVAEAALAVGARRMVHASSIHAFDQYRCGGRIDEQAARSTDDALPVYDRSKWAGEVALRKVIDNGLDAVLCNPTGVFGPLDYSRPLSRINRTLRDAAQGRIPAMIGGGFDLVDVRDVAAGLILAAEKGRTGENYLLGGEMISMLELCRLAANHGGKRGPKFAISPKLVSGVIPVLAPIGKLFKSDIVSKAALGALISAPLVDHGKAERELGYQPRSTDDTVRDLVAFFADPTPLTPPDTRQIA; via the coding sequence ATGAAGGTCGCAGTGACCGGCGCAGCCGGCTACCTTGGCACGAATCTGCTCCGCCTGCTCGCCGCGCGCGGCGACGAGATCACCGCGATCGACCGGGTGGTTCCACCCGCGACGACGCTGCCGAACGTCACCTGGGTCAGCGGCGATGTGCTCGATCCGGCCTCGATGCGGGACGCGCTGCAGGGCGCCGAGATCGTCTACCACCTGGTCGCGGTGATCACGCTCGCGGAGAAGAACGACCTGGCCTGGAAGGTGAACACCGAGGGTGTCCGGGTGGTCGCCGAGGCCGCGCTCGCGGTCGGCGCGCGCCGGATGGTGCACGCCAGCTCGATCCACGCGTTCGACCAGTACCGCTGCGGCGGCCGGATCGACGAGCAGGCCGCCCGCTCGACCGACGACGCCCTGCCCGTCTACGACCGCTCGAAATGGGCAGGTGAAGTGGCACTGCGCAAGGTGATCGACAACGGCCTCGACGCGGTGTTGTGCAACCCCACCGGCGTGTTCGGCCCGCTCGACTACAGCAGGCCGCTTTCCCGGATCAATCGCACGCTGCGCGACGCGGCCCAGGGCCGCATCCCTGCCATGATCGGCGGCGGTTTCGACCTGGTCGACGTCAGAGATGTGGCAGCCGGCCTGATCCTGGCAGCCGAGAAGGGTCGCACCGGCGAGAACTACCTGCTCGGCGGCGAGATGATCTCGATGCTCGAGCTGTGCCGGCTCGCCGCGAACCACGGCGGCAAGCGCGGCCCGAAATTCGCCATCTCCCCCAAGCTGGTTTCGGGTGTCATCCCGGTCTTGGCGCCGATCGGCAAGCTGTTCAAGTCCGACATCGTCTCGAAAGCCGCACTGGGCGCGCTCATTTCAGCCCCGCTGGTCGATCACGGCAAGGCGGAGCGTGAGCTCGGCTACCAGCCCCGATCCACCGACGACACCGTCCGCGACCTGGTCGCCTTCTTCGCCGACCCAACCCCGCTCACCCCGCCGGACACCCGGCAGATCGCTTGA
- the hisS gene encoding histidine--tRNA ligase — protein sequence MTKTSSFSAPKGVPDYVPPGSAEFVAVRDGLIRAARLAGYGHIELPVFEDTGLFARGVGESTDVVSKEMYTFPDRGDRSVTLRPEGTAGVMRAVIEHGLDRGQLPVKLVYNGPFFRYERPQAGRYRQLQQVGIEAIGVDDPALDAEVIAIADAGFRGLGLDGFRLELTSLGDDTCRPQYRELLQEFLFGLPLDEETKRRAQLNPLRVLDDKRPEVRAMTADAPLMIDHLSESAKTHFEQVLGHLDALGVPYVVNPRMVRGLDYYTKTTFEFVHDGLGAQSGIGGGGRYDGLMAQLGGQPLSGIGFGLGVDRTVLALHAEGKTAGDPARCQVFGVPLGDAAQQRLVVLAAQLRAAGISVDLAYGGRGVKGAMKAADRSGARLTLVLGDRDLAEGTIGVKDMSTGDQRQIPLDDAVTTVQAALSEG from the coding sequence GTGACCAAGACCAGCAGCTTCTCCGCCCCGAAGGGGGTTCCGGACTATGTCCCGCCCGGCTCGGCCGAATTCGTCGCGGTGCGCGACGGGCTGATCCGCGCCGCCCGACTGGCCGGATACGGACATATCGAGCTGCCGGTTTTCGAAGACACCGGACTGTTCGCCCGCGGGGTCGGCGAATCGACCGACGTGGTCAGCAAGGAGATGTACACCTTCCCGGACCGCGGCGACCGCAGCGTGACGTTGCGTCCCGAAGGAACCGCCGGCGTGATGCGCGCGGTCATCGAGCACGGGCTCGACCGCGGCCAGCTGCCGGTGAAACTGGTCTACAACGGCCCCTTCTTCCGGTACGAGCGGCCCCAGGCCGGTCGGTACCGGCAGTTGCAGCAGGTCGGCATCGAGGCGATCGGCGTCGACGATCCCGCGCTGGACGCCGAGGTGATCGCGATCGCCGACGCGGGCTTCCGCGGGCTCGGACTGGACGGTTTCCGGCTGGAACTCACCTCGCTCGGCGACGACACCTGCCGCCCGCAGTACCGGGAACTGTTGCAGGAGTTCCTGTTCGGACTGCCGCTCGACGAAGAGACCAAGCGCCGGGCGCAGCTCAACCCGCTGCGGGTGCTCGACGACAAGCGGCCCGAGGTGCGCGCGATGACCGCCGACGCGCCGCTGATGATCGATCACCTCTCCGAATCGGCCAAGACCCACTTCGAACAGGTCCTCGGCCACCTGGACGCGCTCGGCGTGCCGTACGTGGTGAACCCGCGGATGGTGCGCGGTCTCGACTACTACACCAAGACCACCTTCGAGTTCGTGCACGACGGACTGGGCGCGCAATCGGGCATCGGCGGCGGCGGACGCTACGACGGACTGATGGCGCAGCTCGGCGGACAACCGTTGTCCGGCATCGGATTCGGGCTCGGCGTCGATCGCACGGTGCTCGCCCTGCACGCCGAAGGCAAGACGGCCGGCGACCCCGCCCGCTGCCAGGTGTTCGGGGTTCCGCTCGGCGACGCCGCCCAACAGCGCCTCGTCGTCCTCGCCGCCCAGCTGCGCGCGGCCGGCATCAGCGTCGACCTCGCCTACGGCGGCCGCGGCGTCAAAGGCGCGATGAAGGCGGCAGACCGCTCCGGCGCCCGCCTCACCCTCGTCCTCGGCGACCGCGACCTCGCGGAAGGCACCATCGGGGTGAAAGACATGTCCACCGGCGACCAGCGGCAGATCCCGCTCGACGACGCGGTCACCACGGTGCAGGCAGCGCTCAGCGAGGGGTAA
- a CDS encoding Rv2578c family radical SAM protein, with protein sequence MRWQNQTLDAEDGALPGLTRAGLTRTVQTPEFEGITFHEVLCKSALNKLPESSSMPFHWTINPMRGCSHACRYCFARPTHEYLDLDAGRDFDSQIVVKTNIAAVLRKELRRRSWHQEPVALGTNTDPYQRAEGRYRLMPGIIRALAESGTPFSILTKGTLLRRDLPLLTMAARQVPVSLAVSIAIHDLDLHRSLETGTPSPKARLELVRSLADAGFSVNVLVAPVIPYLTDSRAHLDGLFGEIAAAGAHSAVAFPMHLRGSTRGWFLGWLAEHHPALVRRYRQLYGRGAYVTPEYSAWLRERLDPLLERHALKPGKPAEPETQPESPHAVDPQLALFA encoded by the coding sequence GTGCGGTGGCAGAACCAGACCCTGGACGCCGAGGACGGCGCACTGCCCGGGCTCACCCGGGCAGGTCTGACCCGCACGGTGCAGACGCCCGAATTCGAGGGCATCACTTTTCACGAAGTGCTGTGCAAGAGCGCGCTGAACAAGCTGCCGGAAAGTTCGTCCATGCCGTTCCATTGGACGATCAATCCGATGCGCGGCTGCTCGCATGCCTGCCGCTATTGCTTCGCCCGCCCGACGCACGAATACCTGGATCTGGACGCGGGCCGCGATTTCGATTCCCAGATCGTGGTGAAGACGAATATCGCCGCGGTGTTGCGCAAAGAACTGCGCAGGCGGTCCTGGCATCAGGAACCGGTGGCGCTCGGCACCAATACCGATCCGTACCAGCGGGCCGAGGGCCGATACCGGTTGATGCCGGGCATCATTCGCGCGCTCGCCGAATCGGGCACGCCGTTCTCCATCCTCACCAAGGGCACCCTGCTGCGCCGGGATCTGCCACTCCTCACGATGGCAGCTCGCCAAGTTCCGGTGAGTTTGGCAGTCTCGATCGCGATCCACGATCTGGACCTGCATCGCAGTCTGGAGACGGGGACGCCGTCGCCGAAGGCGCGCCTGGAACTCGTGCGCTCGCTCGCCGACGCGGGGTTCTCGGTGAATGTCCTGGTCGCGCCGGTCATTCCGTATCTCACCGACAGCAGGGCGCACCTCGACGGACTGTTCGGCGAGATCGCCGCGGCGGGCGCGCATTCGGCCGTCGCCTTCCCGATGCACCTGCGTGGCAGCACCCGCGGCTGGTTTCTCGGCTGGCTCGCCGAACACCATCCGGCCCTGGTGCGCCGCTACCGCCAGCTCTACGGCCGGGGCGCCTACGTGACGCCGGAGTACTCGGCCTGGCTGCGCGAGCGCCTCGATCCACTGCTCGAGCGACACGCCCTGAAGCCGGGAAAACCGGCCGAACCGGAGACACAACCGGAAAGTCCGCACGCCGTCGACCCGCAGCTGGCATTGTTCGCCTGA
- a CDS encoding type VII secretion target, translating to MSDLSVETEAVRAFAATNAGISGDLAGAGNFDAVKNVAALVPVFGLIGADYLAMFAAAQVLQAKDINDLSAKYAKLSESAFSAAAAYDATDWSSAGALGAIGNQIGGAV from the coding sequence ATGAGTGATCTCTCGGTAGAGACCGAAGCGGTCCGGGCGTTCGCCGCCACGAACGCAGGAATCTCCGGTGATCTGGCGGGGGCGGGCAATTTCGACGCGGTGAAAAACGTCGCGGCGCTCGTACCCGTGTTCGGTTTGATCGGCGCCGACTATCTGGCGATGTTCGCCGCGGCGCAAGTGCTCCAGGCCAAGGACATCAACGACCTGTCCGCCAAGTACGCCAAACTCTCGGAATCGGCGTTCAGCGCCGCCGCGGCCTACGACGCCACCGACTGGTCCAGCGCGGGCGCCCTCGGGGCCATCGGCAACCAGATCGGAGGTGCGGTGTGA